Genomic DNA from Archangium lipolyticum:
GGCTTGCATCACGGCATGCAACCGCCCCCTCGCCGTCCTCTGTGAACTCCCATGGGGTCATGCGCTCCAGGGGGAAGACCCTCACCCTAGCCCTCTCCCAGAGGGAGAGGGGACATCCACGGACCCTCGGACCATGTCCAAAGACTTTGTGGACACTCCACTAGGCGAGGAGGTCCGCGAGCCCGGCGAGATCGCGGACCTCGTACGTGGGCCTGCCGCCTGGTAGCGCGGTATCACCGCGGCGATTCACCCACGCATTCGGAACACCGAGGGCGTTGGTCGGAACGATGTCGTGGAAGTTGCTCTGCGCGGCGTGCAACCAGCGGAGCGAGCCGAGCCGCTCGCGCGCGGCGAGGAAATGCGCGTGTGCGGGCTTGTAGGAGCGCACCTGCTCGGCGGTGATGACGAGCTCGAAGTCGACGGTGAAGTGACGGCGCGTCGCTCGAATGAGCTCGTCGTCGATGTTCGAGAGGATGCCGAAGCGATAGCCGGCGTCACGCAGCCGCTCGAGCGCGGCGTTCGTGTCGGGAAATGG
This window encodes:
- a CDS encoding HAD family hydrolase; protein product: MERRFDIITFDCYGTLIDWEEGIANAFLSAARQDGVELQRDAVLRAYEQVEPLVQGERFRLYRDVLTETAVRVADALGWPLTHERATFLASSLASWKPFPDTNAALERLRDAGYRFGILSNIDDELIRATRRHFTVDFELVITAEQVRSYKPAHAHFLAARERLGSLRWLHAAQSNFHDIVPTNALGVPNAWVNRRGDTALPGGRPTYEVRDLAGLADLLA